A DNA window from Drosophila sechellia strain sech25 chromosome X, ASM438219v1, whole genome shotgun sequence contains the following coding sequences:
- the LOC6620323 gene encoding collagen alpha-1(I) chain isoform X2, protein MTTNRITRLLVLLVLTALVASHQAHAAAVGLKCGGKSAVCVGPLSYQQCVDDLTSGPVVPCALNTRCVTDGLEICVPVKSAAEAPTAAVAKMVTITDSPIVSESAPLVDSTTSGSGVEISTEGAPTSAVPTKPSTPVETTQAPVETTQIPVETTQIPVETTQIPVETTQIPVETTQIPVETTLAPLETTQAPGETTTAAIEETTTGSEAPLDPESTVPSDTTPVDSTLAPGSEGIYPTIEPNTPGEDPNAPAVTTLAPSEVDPNSPIYPNSPLDPNAPEESTNEPSAAPGTPADVTTAAPGTPADGSSAAPGTPADGSSAAPGSPADVTTAAPGAPADGSSAAPGSPAEGSSAAPGSPADVTTAAPGAPADGSSAAPGSPAEGSSAAPGSPADVTTAAPGAPADGSSAAPGSPAEGSSAAPGSPADVTTAAPGAPADGSSAAPGSPADGSSAAPGSPAEGSSAAPGSPADVTTAAPGAPADGSSAAPGSPADGSSAAPGSPAEGSSAAPGSPADVTTAAPGSPAEGSSAAPGSPADVTTAAPGAPADGSSAAPGSPAEGSSAAPGSPADVTTAAPGAPADGSSAAPGSPAEGSSAAPGSPADVTTAAPGAPADGSSAAPGSPAEGSSAAPGSPADVTTAAPGAPADGSSAAPGSPADGSSAAPGSPADVTTAAPGAPADGSSAAPGSPAEGSSAAPGSPADVTTAAPGAPAEGSSAAPGSPAEGSSAAPGSPADVTTAAPGAPADGSSAAPGSPAEGSSATPGSPADVTTAAPGAPADGSSAAPGSPAEGSSAAPGSPADVTTAAPGSPGDGSSAAPGSPAEGSSAAPGSPADVTTAAPGAPAEGSSGAPGSPAEGSSAAPGSPADVTTAAPGAPADGSSAAPGSPAEGSSAAPGSPADVTTAAPGSPGDGSSAAPGSPAEGSSAAPGSPADVTTAAPGAPADGSSAAPGSPAEGSSAAPGSPADVTTAAPGAPADGSSAAPGSPAEGSSAAPGSPADVTTAAPGAPADGSSAAPGSPAEGSSAAPGSPADVTTAAPGAPADGSSAAPGSPADGSSAAPGSPADVTTAAPGAPADGSSAAPGSPAEGSSAAPGSPADVTTAAPGAPADGSSAAPGSPAEGSSAAPGSPADVTTAAPGAPADGSSAAPGSPAEGSSAAPGSPADVSTAAPGAPADGSSAAPGSPAEGSSAAPGSPADVTTAAPGSPAEVSPPAGGAPADPNVPAGGAPADSNAPAGGAPADSNAPAGGAPSGSNVPAGGSPADSNVPAGGAPADPNVPAGGVPADSNAPAGGAPADSNAPAGGAPSGSNVPAGGSPADSNVPAGGAPADSNVRAGGTPAGFNAPAGSSPGSSAPVPNPPASPVVPSIPVLPGGSGSWPWHPRPNIPVLPPTWRPLLPGQNGSGAPGSGLINGSVNPPQRPHPFWPNWQNWVNSWRPTKPVPSTEAPAQPQNPQQPQQPQNPQQPQQPQNPQQPGNNNPETAESVEQAAPVPPANGPASNENASVEERNKASSEKSKDKPKSGEDQSKEQEQKKPSSEEKEKDSKEKNDKDSKEKKDNDSKDKKDKSKEEKDNESQKDNEGDDEPSSKEKRQYVKDLIKKLKKGEECDEDDVYPDVRDCRKYYRCEVKKSGKHKFAHLRCDKKERFDWLTQSCVPKDEARCLEK, encoded by the exons ATGACAACGAACCGAATCACCAGACTTCTGGTGTTGCTAGTG TTGACCGCCCTGGTGGCCAGCCATCAGGCGCATGCCGCCGCCGTGGGACTCAAGTGCGGTGGCAAGAGCGCCGTCTGCGTGGGACCACTCTCCTATCAGCAGTGCGTTGATGACCTGACCTCCGGTCCGGTGGTGCCATGCGCATTGAACACCCGCTGTGTCACCGATGGCCTCGAGATCTGTGTGCCGGTCAAGTCGGCCGCTGAGGCGCCCACGGCGGCTGTCGCCAAGATGGTGACCATCACAGACAGTCCCATTGTGAGCGAGTCGGCTCCACTTGTGGATTCCACCACCAGCGGTTCCGGCGTAGAGATCTCCACCGAGGGTGCACCAACCAGCGCTGTTCCAACTAAGCCATCTACTCCGGTTGAGACCACTCAGGCACCGGTAGAGACCACCCAGATTCCGGTTGAGACCACCCAGATTCCGGTTGAGACCACGCAGATTCCGGTTGAGACCACCCAGATTCCGGTTGAGACCACCCAGATTCCGGTTGAGACTACTCTGGCTCCGCTTGAAACCACCCAAGCTCCCGGCGAGACAACTACAGCAGCCATTGAAGAGACTACCACTGGGTCGGAAGCACCACTGGATCCGGAATCGACGGTGCCCAGCGATACCACTCCCGTGGACTCCACATTGGCACCCGGATCGGAAGGCATTTACCCAACCATTGAACCCAACACACCAGGAGAAGATCCCAACGCTCCTGCGGTAACTACTCTTGCTCCTAGCGAAGTCGATCCCAACAGCCCCATCTACCCCAATTCCCCTCTGGACCCGAACGCACCAGAAGAATCTACTAACGAACCCAGTGCAGCTCCTGGCACCCCGGCTGATGTAACCACTGCCGCTCCTGGCACCCCAGCCGATGGATCTTCTGCCGCTCCTGGCACCCCGGCTGATGGAtcttctgctgctcctggttCTCCTGCTGATGTCACTACAGCCGCTCCTGGTGCTCCAGCCGATGGATCATCTGCCGCTCCTGGATCTCCCGCTGAAGGATCTTCCGCTGCTCCTGGCTCTCCTGCTGATGTCACTACTGCCGCTCCTGGCGCTCCAGCTGATGGATCATCTGCCGCTCCTGGTTCTCCCGCTGAAGGATCTTCCGCTGCTCCTGGTTCTCCTGCTGATGTCACTACTGCCGCTCCTGGTGCTCCAGCCGATGGATCTTCTGCCGCTCCTGGTTCTCCAGCTGAAGGATCTTCCGCTGCTCCTGGCTCTCCTGCTGATGTCACCACTGCCGCTCCTGGCGCTCCAGCTGATGGATCATCTGCCGCTCCTGGTTCTCCAGCCGATGGATCTTCTGCCGCTCCTGGTTCTCCAGCTGAAGGATCTTCCGCTGCTCCTGGTTCTCCTGCTGATGTCACCACTGCCGCTCCTGGCGCTCCAGCTGATGGATCATCTGCCGCTCCTGGTTCTCCAGCCGATGGATCTTCTGCCGCTCCTGGTTCTCCAGCTGAAGGATCTTCCGCTGCTCCTGGCTCTCCTGCTGATGTCACTACTGCCGCTCCTGGTTCTCCAGCTGAAGGATCTTCCGCTGCTCCTGGCTCTCCTGCTGATGTCACTACTGCCGCTCCTGGCGCTCCAGCTGATGGATCATCTGCCGCTCCTGGTTCTCCCGCCGAAGGATCTTCCGCTGCTCCTGGTTCTCCTGCTGATGTCACTACTGCCGCTCCTGGTGCTCCAGCCGATGGATCTTCTGCCGCTCCTG GTTCTCCAGCTGAAGGATCTTCCGCTGCTCCTGGTTCTCCTGCTGATGTCACCACTGCCGCTCCGGGCGCTCCAGCTGATGGATCATCTGCTGCTCCTGGTTCTCCAGCTGAAGGATCTTCCGCTGCTCCTGGCTCTCCTGCTGATGTCACCACTGCCGCTCCTGGCGCTCCAGCTGATGGATCATCTGCCGCTCCTGGTTCTCCAGCCGATGGATCTTCTGCCGCTCCTGGTTCTCCTGCTGATGTCACTACTGCCGCTCCTGGTGCTCCAGCCGATGGATCTTCTGCCGCTCCTGGTTCTCCAGCTGAAGGATCTTCCGCTGCTCCTGGTTCTCCTGCTGATGTCACTACTGCCGCTCCTGGCGCTCCGGCTGAAGGATCATCTGCCGCTCCTGGCTCTCCAGCTGAAGGATCTTCCGCTGCTCCTGGTTCTCCTGCTGATGTCACTACTGCCGCTCCTGGTGCTCCAGCCGATGGATCTTCTGCCGCTCCTGGTTCTCCAGCTGAAGGATCTTCCGCTACTCCTGGTTCTCCTGCTGATGTCACTACTGCCGCTCCTGGCGCTCCGGCTGATGGATCATCTGCCGCTCCTGGCTCTCCAGCTGAAGGATCTTCCGCTGCTCCTGGTTCTCCTGCTGATGTCACTACTGCCGCTCCTGGTTCTCCAGGCGATGGATCATCTGCCGCCCCTGGCTCTCCAGCTGAAGGATCTTCCGCTGCTCCTGGTTCTCCTGCTGATGTCACTACTGCCGCTCCTGGCGCTCCGGCTGAAGGATCATCTGGCGCTCCTGGCTCTCCAGCTGAAGGATCTTCCGCTGCTCCTGGTTCTCCTGCTGATGTCACTACTGCCGCTCCTGGCGCTCCAGCTGATGGATCATCTGCCGCTCCTGGCTCTCCAGCTGAAGGATCTTCCGCTGCTCCTGGTTCTCCTGCTGATGTCACTACTGCCGCTCCTGGTTCTCCAGGCGATGGATCATCTGCCGCCCCTGGCTCTCCAGCTGAAGGATCTTCCGCTGCTCCTGGTTCTCCTGCTGATGTCACTACTGCCGCTCCTGGCGCTCCAGCTGATGGATCATCTGCCGCTCCTGGTTCTCCCGCTGAAGGATCTTCCGCTGCTCCTGGCTCTCCTGCTGATGTCACCACTGCCGCTCCGGGCGCTCCAGCTGATGGATCATCTGCCGCTCCTGGCTCTCCAGCTGAAGGATCTTCCGCTGCTCCTGGTTCTCCTGCTGATGTCACTACTGCCGCTCCTGGCGCTCCAGCTGATGGATCATCTGCCGCTCCTGGTTCTCCCGCTGAAGGATCTTCCGCTGCTCCTGGCTCTCCTGCTGATGTCACCACTGCCGCTCCGGGCGCTCCAGCTGATGGATCATCTGCCGCTCCTGGTTCTCCAGCCGATGGATCTTCTGCCGCTCCTGGTTCTCCAGCTGATGTCACTACTGCCGCTCCTGGCGCTCCAGCCGATGGATCTTCTGCCGCTCCTGGTTCTCCAGCTGAAGGATCTTCCGCTGCTCCTGGCTCTCCTGCAGATGTCACCACTGCCGCTCCTGGCGCTCCAGCTGATGGATCATCTGCCGCTCCTGGTTCTCCAGCTGAAGGATCTTCCGCTGCTCCTGGTTCTCCTGCTGATGTCACTACTGCCGCTCCTGGCGCTCCAGCTGATGGATCATCTGCCGCTCCTGGTTCTCCCGCTGAAGGATCTTCCGCTGCTCCTGGCTCTCCGGCTGATGTCTCTACTGCCGCTCCTGGCGCTCCAGCTGATGGATCATCTGCCGCTCCTGGTTCTCCAGCTGAAGGATCTTCCGCTGCTCCTGGCTCTCCTGCTGATGTCACCACGGCCGCTCCTGGTTCTCCTGCTGAAGTATCCCCTCCCGCTGGAGGAGCCCCTGCTGATCCGAATGTCCCCGCTGGTGGAGCCCCTGCTGATTCCAATGCCCCCGCTGGAGGAGCCCCTGCTGATTCCAATGCCCCCGCTGGAGGAGCCCCCTCTGGTTCCAATGTCCCTGCTGGAGGATCCCCTGCTGATTCCAATGTCCCCGCTGGAGGAGCCCCTGCTGATCCGAATGTCCCTGCTGGTGGAGTCCCTGCTGATTCCAATGCCCCCGCTGGTGGAGCCCCTGCTGATTCCAATGCCCCCGCTGGAGGAGCCCCCTCTGGTTCCAATGTCCCTGCTGGAGGATCCCCTGCTGATTCCAATGTCCCCGCTGGTGGAGCCCCTGCTGATTCCAATGTCCGCGCTGGAGGAACCCCTGCTGGTTTCAATGCTCCGGCTGGTAGCTCCCCTGGATCATCTGCTCCGGTACCAAATCCGCCAGCTAGCCCAGTTGTACCATCGATTCCTGTACTTCCTGGCGGATCTGGCTCTTGGCCTTGGCATCCTCGACCGAACATTCCAGTCTTGCCACCAACCTGGAGGCCTCTGCTGCCTGGACAAAATGGCTCAGGTGCTCCTGGGAGTGGGCTAATCAATGGCAGCGTCAACCCGCCCCAACGCCCCCATCCCTTCTGGCCCAACTGGCAAAACTGGGTGAACAGCTGGCGACCAACAAAGCCAGTTCCTAGCACCGAGGCTCCTGCCCAACCGCAGAATCctcagcagccgcagcaaccccAAAACCCACAGCAGCCCCAGCAACCGCAGAATCCTCAACAGCCTGGAAACAACAATCCTGAGACCGCCGAAAGCGTAGAGCAAGCTGCTCCAGTACCACCAGCCAATGGACCAGCGTCCAACGAGAATGCCTCCGTCGAGGAGCGCAACAAAGCTTCCAGCGAGAAGTCGAAGGACAAGCCAAAGTCCGGTGAGGATCAGTCCAAGGAGCAGGAACAGAAGAAGCCCAGCTCTGAGGAGAAAGAGAAGGACAGCAAGGAGAAGAACGACAAGGACAGCAAAGAGAAAAAGGACAACGATAGCAAGGACAAGAAGGACAAGTCCAAGGAGGAGAAGGACAACGAGTCCCAGAAGGACAACGAAGGCGACGACGAGCCGAGCTCCAAGGAGAAGAGGCAATACGTGAAGGACCTGATCAAGAAGCTAAAGAAGGGTGAAGAGTGCGACGAGGACGACGTCTATCCGGATGTCCGGGATTGCCGCAAATACTACCGCTGCGAGGTCAAGAAGTCCGGCAAGCACAAGTTCGCCCACCTGCGCTGCGACAAGAAGGAGCGATTCGACTGGCTTACCCAGTCCTGTGTGCCCAAGGACGAGGCCCGCTGTCTGGAGAAATAG
- the LOC6620323 gene encoding collagen alpha-1(I) chain isoform X4: MTTNRITRLLVLLVLTALVASHQAHAAAVGLKCGGKSAVCVGPLSYQQCVDDLTSGPVVPCALNTRCVTDGLEICVPVKSAAEAPTAAVAKMVTITDSPIVSESAPLVDSTTSGSGVEISTEGAPTSAVPTKPSTPVETTQAPVETTQIPVETTQIPVETTQIPVETTQIPVETTQIPVETTLAPLETTQAPGETTTAAIEETTTGSEAPLDPESTVPSDTTPVDSTLAPGSEGIYPTIEPNTPGEDPNAPAVTTLAPSEVDPNSPIYPNSPLDPNAPEESTNEPSAAPGTPADVTTAAPGTPADGSSAAPGTPADGSSAAPGSPADVTTAAPGAPADGSSAAPGSPAEGSSAAPGSPADVTTAAPGAPADGSSAAPGSPAEGSSAAPGSPADVTTAAPGAPADGSSAAPGSPAEGSSAAPGSPADVTTAAPGAPADGSSAAPGSPADGSSAAPGSPAEGSSAAPGSPADVTTAAPGSPAEGSSAAPGSPADVTTAAPGAPADGSSAAPGSPAEGSSAAPGSPADVTTAAPGAPADGSSAAPGSPAEGSSAAPGSPADVTTAAPGSPAEGSSAAPGSPADVTTAAPGAPADGSSAAPGSPAEGSSAAPGSPADVTTAAPGAPADGSSAAPGSPADGSSAAPGSPADVTTAAPGAPADGSSAAPGSPAEGSSAAPGSPADVTTAAPGAPAEGSSAAPGSPAEGSSAAPGSPADVTTAAPGAPADGSSAAPGSPAEGSSATPGSPADVTTAAPGAPADGSSAAPGSPAEGSSAAPGSPADVTTAAPGSPGDGSSAAPGSPAEGSSAAPGSPADVTTAAPGAPAEGSSGAPGSPAEGSSAAPGSPADVTTAAPGAPADGSSAAPGSPAEGSSAAPGSPADVTTAAPGSPGDGSSAAPGSPAEGSSAAPGSPADVTTAAPGAPADGSSAAPGSPAEGSSAAPGSPADVTTAAPGAPADGSSAAPGSPAEGSSAAPGSPADVTTAAPGAPADGSSAAPGSPAEGSSAAPGSPADVTTAAPGAPADGSSAAPGSPADGSSAAPGSPADVTTAAPGAPADGSSAAPGSPAEGSSAAPGSPADVTTAAPGAPADGSSAAPGSPAEGSSAAPGSPADVTTAAPGAPADGSSAAPGSPAEGSSAAPGSPADVSTAAPGAPADGSSAAPGSPAEGSSAAPGSPADVTTAAPGSPAEVSPPAGGAPADPNVPAGGAPADSNAPAGGAPADSNAPAGGAPSGSNVPAGGSPADSNVPAGGAPADPNVPAGGVPADSNAPAGGAPADSNAPAGGAPSGSNVPAGGSPADSNVPAGGAPADSNVRAGGTPAGFNAPAGSSPGSSAPVPNPPASPVVPSIPVLPGGSGSWPWHPRPNIPVLPPTWRPLLPGQNGSGAPGSGLINGSVNPPQRPHPFWPNWQNWVNSWRPTKPVPSTEAPAQPQNPQQPQQPQNPQQPQQPQNPQQPGNNNPETAESVEQAAPVPPANGPASNENASVEERNKASSEKSKDKPKSGEDQSKEQEQKKPSSEEKEKDSKEKNDKDSKEKKDNDSKDKKDKSKEEKDNESQKDNEGDDEPSSKEKRQYVKDLIKKLKKGEECDEDDVYPDVRDCRKYYRCEVKKSGKHKFAHLRCDKKERFDWLTQSCVPKDEARCLEK; encoded by the exons ATGACAACGAACCGAATCACCAGACTTCTGGTGTTGCTAGTG TTGACCGCCCTGGTGGCCAGCCATCAGGCGCATGCCGCCGCCGTGGGACTCAAGTGCGGTGGCAAGAGCGCCGTCTGCGTGGGACCACTCTCCTATCAGCAGTGCGTTGATGACCTGACCTCCGGTCCGGTGGTGCCATGCGCATTGAACACCCGCTGTGTCACCGATGGCCTCGAGATCTGTGTGCCGGTCAAGTCGGCCGCTGAGGCGCCCACGGCGGCTGTCGCCAAGATGGTGACCATCACAGACAGTCCCATTGTGAGCGAGTCGGCTCCACTTGTGGATTCCACCACCAGCGGTTCCGGCGTAGAGATCTCCACCGAGGGTGCACCAACCAGCGCTGTTCCAACTAAGCCATCTACTCCGGTTGAGACCACTCAGGCACCGGTAGAGACCACCCAGATTCCGGTTGAGACCACCCAGATTCCGGTTGAGACCACGCAGATTCCGGTTGAGACCACCCAGATTCCGGTTGAGACCACCCAGATTCCGGTTGAGACTACTCTGGCTCCGCTTGAAACCACCCAAGCTCCCGGCGAGACAACTACAGCAGCCATTGAAGAGACTACCACTGGGTCGGAAGCACCACTGGATCCGGAATCGACGGTGCCCAGCGATACCACTCCCGTGGACTCCACATTGGCACCCGGATCGGAAGGCATTTACCCAACCATTGAACCCAACACACCAGGAGAAGATCCCAACGCTCCTGCGGTAACTACTCTTGCTCCTAGCGAAGTCGATCCCAACAGCCCCATCTACCCCAATTCCCCTCTGGACCCGAACGCACCAGAAGAATCTACTAACGAACCCAGTGCAGCTCCTGGCACCCCGGCTGATGTAACCACTGCCGCTCCTGGCACCCCAGCCGATGGATCTTCTGCCGCTCCTGGCACCCCGGCTGATGGAtcttctgctgctcctggttCTCCTGCTGATGTCACTACAGCCGCTCCTGGTGCTCCAGCCGATGGATCATCTGCCGCTCCTGGATCTCCCGCTGAAGGATCTTCCGCTGCTCCTGGCTCTCCTGCTGATGTCACTACTGCCGCTCCTGGCGCTCCAGCTGATGGATCATCTGCCGCTCCTGGTTCTCCCGCTGAAGGATCTTCCGCTGCTCCTGGTTCTCCTGCTGATGTCACTACTGCCGCTCCTGGTGCTCCAGCCGATGGATCTTCTGCCGCTCCTG GTTCTCCAGCTGAAGGATCTTCCGCTGCTCCTGGTTCTCCTGCTGATGTCACCACTGCCGCTCCTGGCGCTCCAGCTGATGGATCATCTGCCGCTCCTGGTTCTCCAGCCGATGGATCTTCTGCCGCTCCTGGTTCTCCAGCTGAAGGATCTTCCGCTGCTCCTGGCTCTCCTGCTGATGTCACTACTGCCGCTCCTGGTTCTCCAGCTGAAGGATCTTCCGCTGCTCCTGGCTCTCCTGCTGATGTCACTACTGCCGCTCCTGGCGCTCCAGCTGATGGATCATCTGCCGCTCCTGGTTCTCCCGCCGAAGGATCTTCCGCTGCTCCTGGTTCTCCTGCTGATGTCACTACTGCCGCTCCTGGTGCTCCAGCCGATGGATCTTCTGCCGCTCCTGGTTCTCCAGCTGAAGGATCTTCCGCTGCTCCTGGTTCTCCTGCTGATGTCACTACTGCCGCTCCTGGTTCTCCAGCTGAAGGATCTTCCGCTGCTCCTGGTTCTCCTGCTGATGTCACCACTGCCGCTCCGGGCGCTCCAGCTGATGGATCATCTGCTGCTCCTGGTTCTCCAGCTGAAGGATCTTCCGCTGCTCCTGGCTCTCCTGCTGATGTCACCACTGCCGCTCCTGGCGCTCCAGCTGATGGATCATCTGCCGCTCCTGGTTCTCCAGCCGATGGATCTTCTGCCGCTCCTGGTTCTCCTGCTGATGTCACTACTGCCGCTCCTGGTGCTCCAGCCGATGGATCTTCTGCCGCTCCTGGTTCTCCAGCTGAAGGATCTTCCGCTGCTCCTGGTTCTCCTGCTGATGTCACTACTGCCGCTCCTGGCGCTCCGGCTGAAGGATCATCTGCCGCTCCTGGCTCTCCAGCTGAAGGATCTTCCGCTGCTCCTGGTTCTCCTGCTGATGTCACTACTGCCGCTCCTGGTGCTCCAGCCGATGGATCTTCTGCCGCTCCTGGTTCTCCAGCTGAAGGATCTTCCGCTACTCCTGGTTCTCCTGCTGATGTCACTACTGCCGCTCCTGGCGCTCCGGCTGATGGATCATCTGCCGCTCCTGGCTCTCCAGCTGAAGGATCTTCCGCTGCTCCTGGTTCTCCTGCTGATGTCACTACTGCCGCTCCTGGTTCTCCAGGCGATGGATCATCTGCCGCCCCTGGCTCTCCAGCTGAAGGATCTTCCGCTGCTCCTGGTTCTCCTGCTGATGTCACTACTGCCGCTCCTGGCGCTCCGGCTGAAGGATCATCTGGCGCTCCTGGCTCTCCAGCTGAAGGATCTTCCGCTGCTCCTGGTTCTCCTGCTGATGTCACTACTGCCGCTCCTGGCGCTCCAGCTGATGGATCATCTGCCGCTCCTGGCTCTCCAGCTGAAGGATCTTCCGCTGCTCCTGGTTCTCCTGCTGATGTCACTACTGCCGCTCCTGGTTCTCCAGGCGATGGATCATCTGCCGCCCCTGGCTCTCCAGCTGAAGGATCTTCCGCTGCTCCTGGTTCTCCTGCTGATGTCACTACTGCCGCTCCTGGCGCTCCAGCTGATGGATCATCTGCCGCTCCTGGTTCTCCCGCTGAAGGATCTTCCGCTGCTCCTGGCTCTCCTGCTGATGTCACCACTGCCGCTCCGGGCGCTCCAGCTGATGGATCATCTGCCGCTCCTGGCTCTCCAGCTGAAGGATCTTCCGCTGCTCCTGGTTCTCCTGCTGATGTCACTACTGCCGCTCCTGGCGCTCCAGCTGATGGATCATCTGCCGCTCCTGGTTCTCCCGCTGAAGGATCTTCCGCTGCTCCTGGCTCTCCTGCTGATGTCACCACTGCCGCTCCGGGCGCTCCAGCTGATGGATCATCTGCCGCTCCTGGTTCTCCAGCCGATGGATCTTCTGCCGCTCCTGGTTCTCCAGCTGATGTCACTACTGCCGCTCCTGGCGCTCCAGCCGATGGATCTTCTGCCGCTCCTGGTTCTCCAGCTGAAGGATCTTCCGCTGCTCCTGGCTCTCCTGCAGATGTCACCACTGCCGCTCCTGGCGCTCCAGCTGATGGATCATCTGCCGCTCCTGGTTCTCCAGCTGAAGGATCTTCCGCTGCTCCTGGTTCTCCTGCTGATGTCACTACTGCCGCTCCTGGCGCTCCAGCTGATGGATCATCTGCCGCTCCTGGTTCTCCCGCTGAAGGATCTTCCGCTGCTCCTGGCTCTCCGGCTGATGTCTCTACTGCCGCTCCTGGCGCTCCAGCTGATGGATCATCTGCCGCTCCTGGTTCTCCAGCTGAAGGATCTTCCGCTGCTCCTGGCTCTCCTGCTGATGTCACCACGGCCGCTCCTGGTTCTCCTGCTGAAGTATCCCCTCCCGCTGGAGGAGCCCCTGCTGATCCGAATGTCCCCGCTGGTGGAGCCCCTGCTGATTCCAATGCCCCCGCTGGAGGAGCCCCTGCTGATTCCAATGCCCCCGCTGGAGGAGCCCCCTCTGGTTCCAATGTCCCTGCTGGAGGATCCCCTGCTGATTCCAATGTCCCCGCTGGAGGAGCCCCTGCTGATCCGAATGTCCCTGCTGGTGGAGTCCCTGCTGATTCCAATGCCCCCGCTGGTGGAGCCCCTGCTGATTCCAATGCCCCCGCTGGAGGAGCCCCCTCTGGTTCCAATGTCCCTGCTGGAGGATCCCCTGCTGATTCCAATGTCCCCGCTGGTGGAGCCCCTGCTGATTCCAATGTCCGCGCTGGAGGAACCCCTGCTGGTTTCAATGCTCCGGCTGGTAGCTCCCCTGGATCATCTGCTCCGGTACCAAATCCGCCAGCTAGCCCAGTTGTACCATCGATTCCTGTACTTCCTGGCGGATCTGGCTCTTGGCCTTGGCATCCTCGACCGAACATTCCAGTCTTGCCACCAACCTGGAGGCCTCTGCTGCCTGGACAAAATGGCTCAGGTGCTCCTGGGAGTGGGCTAATCAATGGCAGCGTCAACCCGCCCCAACGCCCCCATCCCTTCTGGCCCAACTGGCAAAACTGGGTGAACAGCTGGCGACCAACAAAGCCAGTTCCTAGCACCGAGGCTCCTGCCCAACCGCAGAATCctcagcagccgcagcaaccccAAAACCCACAGCAGCCCCAGCAACCGCAGAATCCTCAACAGCCTGGAAACAACAATCCTGAGACCGCCGAAAGCGTAGAGCAAGCTGCTCCAGTACCACCAGCCAATGGACCAGCGTCCAACGAGAATGCCTCCGTCGAGGAGCGCAACAAAGCTTCCAGCGAGAAGTCGAAGGACAAGCCAAAGTCCGGTGAGGATCAGTCCAAGGAGCAGGAACAGAAGAAGCCCAGCTCTGAGGAGAAAGAGAAGGACAGCAAGGAGAAGAACGACAAGGACAGCAAAGAGAAAAAGGACAACGATAGCAAGGACAAGAAGGACAAGTCCAAGGAGGAGAAGGACAACGAGTCCCAGAAGGACAACGAAGGCGACGACGAGCCGAGCTCCAAGGAGAAGAGGCAATACGTGAAGGACCTGATCAAGAAGCTAAAGAAGGGTGAAGAGTGCGACGAGGACGACGTCTATCCGGATGTCCGGGATTGCCGCAAATACTACCGCTGCGAGGTCAAGAAGTCCGGCAAGCACAAGTTCGCCCACCTGCGCTGCGACAAGAAGGAGCGATTCGACTGGCTTACCCAGTCCTGTGTGCCCAAGGACGAGGCCCGCTGTCTGGAGAAATAG